TATATGGACCTTCCATCTCTGAAAAAATGTCGGCTTTGGAGCAAAAGCGCTCTCGTTCTCGTTCTCCTCTAACTTGAATGAGCTGTGCTCAGCATTACCTTTTGACATATTCAAAAGAGTGCCTTAGATTACTTGTtggacttcctcttcccaagCAAAGACGCAAGGGCTGAGCTCAAGGCCAATTTAGCTCTCGGTCACGTGCCCTGCGATGGGAATACAATTGCTTTCGGCAAAAGTTGCTAGAAGACGCAAATAAGTAGGGAGGGGGGAACAGGGGTGGAACAGAGTCCTTCCTAAAGCTGTTGTGGCAAGTTGTTCGCAGTTTGAACTTGTTGGAGGGGGGTCTTACCCCGTGGGGCCGATTCCTGATGCCGATCCTTTCACATGAGGTACGATAGATGGATATATCTTGGATAACTCGGCACAGAGAACGACAGGCaggaggatgatgtcatACTTGTTATGGATAAATTAGGACATTCCATGAGCAATAAGCTTTACGCCACTTCGATCTCCATTAACCTCGATTCGAAGGCAGGAAGCTTCCGAAAGGCTTTGGTATGCTCGGCTACGACCACGAATTCAGATAAACCTCGGAGTTAACCCTAAGAGGTGAGTGATCAGCACTGGACCCTGAGTCTTCAAGGGCCTTCTACCTGCCTTACGGAATAGCACTGAGTGTTGCACAGCATTAGTACGTGAACTATAATTAGCTCATTTTATTGATTGACATGTGTACGCGATCAAAGTCTTGTTTGTGTTGCTGAAATGCTTGATATTGCATTTGCCAGAGCTTGAGTCCCCGTCTGCGCGACGATTGCTACGTAACTTTCGGACAGACGGATATTGGTATCTGATGAAACCTGCTAATGTGATAAATTGTGCTGATTATAGATCGCCCTTTGATACTATATTACAGTAGCTTTCTTGGCTGTGGTCGTCATGACCGTGTCAATAGTCAGATTTAGCAAACATCTAACTACTCGGGTAAGTACTAGCACAAACTGCAGACTCAGTATTAACAACCTGATACCGTAAtaactatctatataaacaTAAACTAATGAAGTAGGGAGCAAGAGTAACGACAATACTCCGGTACTTTACTCCGGTGTAGCAGGCGATGACTAAGCGAGGCTTTCGTCACGAGTTTTAGGAGATCGTCGCTCTGAGACATACTCTCCAGTGTCACTCAACGTAGCGATCGAGTTCAGCGAAATGTCATAGCTTCATTAGCGCAGAGCATTTATATTGATGCTTTCCATAGAATGGTGCGACAACAGCGCGACAGGGAAACTGctgaccagcagcaacaacctcGGGACTACCGGGAGAATGATGATGGGGCTTCCGATAGCCACGAGGGTTTGCCAACTGAACCTGCTCCAAAGCGCCACAAACGAGGAAAATACGTGTCAAAAGCTTGGTACGGAACCAGAAAATACTCAGTCACAGCAACCTCGCTGACACCACACGTCTATTCTCCAGTGGACAAtgccagagaagaaaaatcaaaGTGAGAAAGCCACAATGCATTGTGTGATCTGTCCCTAAGGCCTTTCAATGATTCTAGTGTGATGGATGCATCCCCTGTCGACCATGTGTCCTCAATGGCCGAGATTGCCTCATGCAAACAGTGGACATGCGGCGCCGAAGACCAACCGGGCTGACGGAGTCTGGAGTTGCCGACAGGGAGCTGGCTAATGCGGATGCTGGCCTTCATAACCATGATGATCAGTATGAGTATTCAGCATATTACTGCGCCCATCTAAGGAGGTCAAGCTGACGATACGATCAGACTAACTGCAAGAGACCTCGCGTCCCGGCTGAGTCGGATTGAGCATCAGCTAAGCCTAGTCTTGGAGTCAGTGGGTCGCGACAAAGACAGCCCAGTTGACAAAGAACTAGGGATCCATGGATCAACAAGTCCGCAGGGTGCTACCGCAAGGCGGCCTGTGAATTCTGATATCTCGGATGTTGTTAGATCCCAAGTACCAGCTTTCTCGGGTGAATCCTCTATTACCCACACCCTGGATCAAATTGAGGGCTATCTGGAGCGTACGGATGTGACGTATGGTAATGCAGAGCGTCCCATGTCCTGCCAGGTGTCAGGTACATCGTTAACAGCGCCAAGCTCCCCGCTAGGTGGCTTCAGAGAGACGCGTGAGGCAGTCGATATACGGAAAGTCTTGAATGCATACGGCATCGATCCACGCAAGGAGGAATGGGATGGATACATGCACACTTTCTGTGACGAGGTTCACATCCTGTACCCCTTTCTTCATATTCCAAGTCTGTGGGCCAATTACGCAAATATGTGGAACTctggcttctcctccacgGAGCATGAGTTCCAAAGAAGCAAGGACTACAGAATGATGGTCGCTCAGGTATGGGTTTGTATCGCACTGGGAAGATGTACCGAATCACCTCGGGTGAGCAGCGAGGAGGGCAAGCACTCTGCTGGATGGAGTATCTTTGAGGCGGCAACAGACCTCATTGGAGACCTTGTAGGCTGCTTTCGGGCGTGTTCAAGACCTACGATTATCTTGCAAACTTACGCTTTGATGGTATTTGATCTGACTCCAGAATCGCAATACATGTCCGATGCTAATATATTAGTGACTACCTCAGGTGGTATATCTTTTTCGACTCGACGCCAATGAAAGAGCGGAGAAATTCTTAGCGCTCGCCATCTCGCATGCACATCATCTAGGCTTTCATCGGTCCAAGGTCATCCGACGTATGCCAGTTTTCAACGATGAGATGATTCGGCGACTATGGTGGTCACTTTATGCACTCGATCGCCGATTAGCGATTGAGACGGGTCACCCATTCCTGATACAGGATGTCAATGTTGATGCGCCTCATCCCCAGAATCTGGACGATGAATGGCTCACCCGGTACAAGGAAGACTCTAAGACAAGCAATGAGCTAGAAAGCGACATCAAAACAGCACTTTCGAAAGATCCCATTACACCGATACCATATTTATCTGCGACCACCCGCTACTCTCGAGTTTTGGGGAAGATATGGGAGGCTATCTACGGCGCAAATATGACGGACGTTATCCCCAGCTCAAGTCTACTAGAATACCTAGACCAACTCATATCCCGAGCCCAAGTGGAAGTACGGCCGGAGTTCTCCGATAGCTATCAATCCGAGCCGCCCAATCTTGAGCAAACTAACCCACTTCGATGGCTAGCCAAGCAGCAGATGCTGATGCGAATTGTATGAAGCCTCTACATCTTACTTCCTTCCCCGTATATCACTCCTTCGTTACTAACCACATACCCAGCGATGGCTGTCCCTCCGCCTGCTCATCCGAAAACCAATCCTCCAACAACGGGCTTCACCCCAGGAATCCATCGCCGACATCCTCGAAACAGAAGTCACCTGCATCCGAATTGCCTGCAACATTATTCAAGAATTCAAACAAATCCCCCAATATACAGCATCTGCATTTCCCTTCCTCCACCCACTAGTCGGCGCTACAGTTGTCACTCTAGGCCTGATCATCCGAGAGCCCTCTTTCAAAGCAACGTACGGCAACATAACACTCCACGCTGCAATCTCACTCGAGAACTACTGCCGCAAGACATGGGTCTCAGGAAAGATGATCCGAACAATCCGGAGGCTGAACCAGATCACCTCGTCCGTTTTATCTAGTTCAAGAACGAGAGCGTCGAGTCGTTCCGCGCTACAGTCATCATCCCGCAACTATAGCGGAGACACCCAGACTGTCCCGCAGACAACCTCCACCAGAACCTGGCCATCATCCATGACCCTTCCTCTTGAGAATCCTACAAGTCACACATCCGCTGTACATAGTAGTTATATCCCCATTTCGGCTCTGACGAATCAAAACACAACTTCCCTTACCACGAGTCCTATGCATGCTTCTCATTCAATGACCCCATCAACACAGCTTCAGCATACCTCCGAAGGATGGGCCGTCGCGCCAACGAACCTTGTGACCGCGGACTTTGACTTCGAGCAGAGTCTTACTAGTGACCTCATACCTGGAGGTCATATATATGGATGGATGGCCGGAACACAGCAAAGTGAGATGCAGCACGATGGAACAGCATATATGGAGATGGGATGGTTGGAGTCTTTGTTTGGGACCGACCTAGGGTCTAATGTTATGCTTCCGCCGGAGGATTAGGTTGCGCTCTCATGTCTTAGGCTCGAGGGTTGGTCTGTGTTGAGATGTGGATAAGCTGTGGGCTTAGGTGTTATAGAATAGGCTTTGGATTGTAGCAAGTCGTTTTACTATGCCATGGTCTCTTTATGGGCTAGTCTATAGACACGCTATCATTTGCTTAGACATGTCACACAAGTTAGTATAGTACCATCGCATTAAAAAAATATGTATTTTGATAGAGAGATACAAATTGGTCAACAAAAGTGCAGTTGTCTACTACAGAGACTTTGTCTTAATTAACCGATCAACCATACCATATCTAAGTTCTATCCTATACGTCTAGTCACGCTAactttgcttcttccaatACGTATATCTCATATGCCGTGAATGCATATATTGTCCAACTGTCACCGCCACTCACACAATACTTCTAAAGGGCTGTGTGGCTAGGCAACACACCTGCATTCTCAAAAGACCGATAGGTCTCAATCCAGGTTTCGTAGGTATCGTCTGTCCGCTGCCAACCGTACTTCCTCGCCTTGTTAACGGATGAGATTGTGCACCAAGACTTGCCGGTTGCCCAGTTGAAGAAGCCCCAGGTGCCCCAGTCGAACGCTTCGACCTTACCTCCGTACTTCTTTACCACGGCTTCCCAAATGGGACGCTTGTCTTTGGCCCACTCTACCATGTCGATTTCGTTGTTGAGAGTATCGGCTTGGCCGGTGGCCTTGTTGAACTGAGGCTCGGGGGCCTAGGTCATGGCTGTTAGTTCACGATTAggtctttttttatatacgAGATAACATACCTCAACGCCGAAGTATTTGGCAACATCCTGCCACAGGTATTTCCACACAAAGACATCTCCGTTGCAATGAAGGAAGTCTTCGTTCTTGCAGTGGTCCTTTGTCGTAGCGTGGATAGTCAAATCAGCCAAGCTAGGCGCGTAAGAATTGTCGTCGATAGAGTTCCAGAAATACTCGTTGCCTGGGAACTGAGCAGGCTGGCCAAGCTCACGGCAGATCAACATGTAGATTGCCACGGTTAGGGCTTCGGACATTCCGTTTGCTGTGGAATACCAAAGATTCATTAGCTGGATATGTACTCGGATACTGCCAGATGGACCAACCGTGGGGAGCAAATCCATTGATTGCGTTCGGGCGGATGACGTTCCAGGACCATGTGTTCCGTTTTTTCTGCGCCTCCTTCAGATAATCTTCCTGGACGTAGTAGAAGTTGTAACCCTTATCGTCATATCTCGGCATGTCCTCCGATAGAGGGAACTTGACAGGTCCAAGGTGAACACCGTAGTACTGGCGTTGTCTTAGTcaacttttatatattaaatccaAGTACCTTAGCGAAGCGCCAAAATACAGGAGACTAACCTTTCCACCAGTTTGAAGGCAAACCCGCTCCAGATTCGGGCAGACTTCATCCACCGCATCCATAAAGTTCTTGAACAAGGGtacgttcttttctttcaggACCCTAAAGTCATCATGGTGCACGTACGAGGTGAAGTATGTATGAGTAACAGGCGCACAGATATTCCTCAGCTTTGCGACGATCTTCTCTACCGGTTCGAGGAAATCCACGGCCACAAATTCCACACGAGGATCAGGCCAGAAATATGCCAGGGGGCGTCTGGAGGTGACGATAATTTTCGACCTATATCGGGTTTGTTAGACTAACAAGCACTTCGCCAATGTAGTCAATTGCCGTCAAGACATACCACTCAGTCTTAGGCTGCCGAACTAAGTGCTCGATGATTGCGAAACCACTAATGCCATTGGCACCTGCGACGAAAGCGACTTTGCCTGATAGAGGACTCATGACggctcttctcttctgtaAAAGTACTTGAGGTTggtagatggagaagatgggaGAGGACAGCCTTCAACTTCTTTATAGCTCTCTGGTCTCATCGTAGAGCTGGACCATATCGTAGACGATAACCTCATTCGGCATCCGACCGAAATTGAATGGGTCGAGAATCGGAACTTCCATGCAAAGCCGGCTGCTTTTGCCGACCTGCATATGGGTCCTGGCGTCGCAGAATGCGATAGCTGGCAATGGACACATTGCACGATTCTTGTTCGGAGATAGTGGTCGCAATTATCTGCCGTACGGACTTGCCCGTGTGTTTCCGGCACAACTGATAGACACATAGATATAATTGATCTGCACTGCTAGGAAAGCTACCAAAACACTCTAGGCTGTGGTCTGCCCAGAACTGGAGGAATTCAGGTGTTGTGGATAAACCCAAATAGGAAGGTGTGGGTCACGTTCGATGTTCGGAGACGGAAATCCTCCCACAATTCCGTGGTATTTCCGTGTGCCAAGTTCAACATGCATTTGGTTGTGTGCCAAGTACGTGCAATGGCGAAATGAGTCAGTACATGGTGAAACATTAGTAATTGATGAATTTAGCATCTGATATTTCTCTAGTAAGACAGTTACTCATTTCGTGCCTATTCGAATGGAGTCGCTTGTTCCATGTTCTGACGCAATACGGAGTAACTTCGGGTGACAATAGAAAGATCATGGTTGTGTGTGGCTTTTGACCTCAAAAGTGTGGCATTTACATAGTATATGTCCAATTGGCCTAATATAAGGATTAACACTCTCATATACTAAGTGTTCGGGATCGTGTAGGTATCAGTTGTTCAAGAAACAGCGTTGACGCCATATAGTATTTTAGTCGAGTAACACTGACACTGATTATATATTCAGAAGTGCAGTGCACCAAGAATCGTATTTAAAGGATGACTTCTAGGGAAATAGTTATATTCTAATTTCCTAGACTGTTTGTGCTCAATCATAGTCCCCAgtactgatatatatagcccACTCGCAGAGTAATTCGCACAACATCGAATTcctatgaagaagagaagaatagtAACTGATTCTATATATCCCGAAGTCAAGTTGATAGAAGTTAATGTATAGAACCAAAGTACTAATACGTATAGCCGATCCTAACTTTGCCACCAATGACTAGCCAGCTAGATCATCTTCGAAGCCATCTGACTGCGCTGCCTGATCCTCGCGCCATATCGATAGAAAACAAATGGGATAAATGTCAGAAATACCTCCACCAATGCTAACATCGTACCCGCCCAATTCACCCCCATTGCCCTGTACATCTTCGAGCCTGCAAGTGGCAATACTCCGCCAAACACATATCTAACAACCGAGTTTCCAGCGATAGCAGAGGCAGCATACATACCATAGCTGGCGGCGAGATAGCTCGTGGCATAGATGAACACGAGCCCATTCCCCAACCCAAATGGGACACCTGCTAGTACGCATGATATCCAATGGACAGGTGGTCGCGCGGTCCAAGAAAACCAGAACTCTCCAATCGGTATCAGTATGCCGCCAATGCATATTGGCCGCACCAAAGCCTCCGGTGGGATTTTTCCTGTGACTGGATCGGGTGGATGCTTTGCGATGAGGAAGTTGCGGACTAGTGGTTCTGAGAATACAGCTAGGGCAATACCAGTGCCAATTCCCAAATAGCCAAGTCCTGCCAGTCCGGGGGACCATTCGCGGAGTTGCTGAAACACAATTGGATACCCGACAAAGCAGAGGAATAGCACTGCGTAGACAACACCAACATATACGTTCCAGAATAAACTATTTAGTTAGCATGAACTGTATTTTCAACTTCTTGTTTGTGGCGCAGAGGCGGACGGTCTTAAATACTCACCATATAGGTTCGAACACAGCCATTATGAGTGGTCGACTCAGACTAGTCTGCAGCCGTTTCCAGATactttcttcagcttggcTGTCATACTTTGTCCACCATCGCGTATCACCAGTTTCGATTTGCTTCGCTTTTCGTCGCCTCTTGAGCAGAACGGGTGCGTACGTCTCTTTCACCAAACAAAGACATGCAGTTGATGCCCCGCCGCATATAAGCACAATCCAATTGATCCAACGCCATCCAAGATACTGGTAGACAAAGCCGCCGATAATAGGGCCTAGATACTGTCAGGCTGATAACTAAGGCAGTGATTCAAGGGGATTAGGCTGTACCTAGAACCGGGCCATTCATTGCCCCGAGACTCCATAGACTAAATGCTAACGCTCTGTACTTGGGTTGGATTATATCGTTTATAGTGCCAGGTCCAGCTACTACCGAGGCACTGCCGAAGAACCCACCGAAGAACCTGCTGATAACGACAGCCGGGAAGTTTGGTGCCAGTGCCACCGGTAAAACCAGTATAGTAAACAAGACACTGGTACTGATGTAAATTATTCGTCTTCCATACACTTCAGACAGAGGTGCCAGCACTAGACAACCGAGCCCCAGACCTATCATGTAGGTGGTCAGTCCGATCAGCACCACTATCCGAGATGTAACACCGAAAGATTCTTGGATTCCCGGGGAGCCAGATGTGTATGACGTGGTATAGAGTATTCTAAATGAGGTTTAGATACTTTGTCAATTCTATGCAAGGGGGCTATGCTATGGACTATGTGAAGGGGAAATATTGTAGAACTTACACGCATGTTGTAGTAAGTGACACAGACCAAACAGTGAAGCACTTATACCACAAAGGCCAGTTAGTTGGATTTTCCTTGTCATTTTGTTCCCAGTCAATTTCGAACGTAGGGTCTCGCGGCGTAGAATCCGAATTTTCAGTTAGATGTCCCATAACGACCCCTGCCGACTGCCAGGGTATTTGGAAGCATTACTCGAGACAAGGTGACCCTCCTCGGCCGTGCCGTGTATTAGTACCTTCAACGATAGTGACACGGTCCCACGGGCATGCACAGACATTGCGATCCGGTTACTCCATACTGGAGGTGTACGCGAGATTATAGATTAACAAATGACATTGGAGCATGGGTTGACAGGCTCCTTTGGGTGGACTCGGTGGAGCGGGTGTGCCGGAAATAGGGCCGGAAACCCGGAACGATTTCCGCTTGAGTATAAAGATTGGGTAAGTCTATCAATCCTCGGCATCTCGATTTGCATCTCGAATTGCCCATATCCTTGTGGTTCTAGAGACCCACCAGAAAGTCTGTATCGAAGAATCGACATAAAGTGAGACCGGATGACGTTCATCGTAGGTGTGTTGCTAAACTCGATACAAGTGGtggataaaaaaaagtagattGTAGACCAGGCATGCAGATCGCCAAGAGTTTGCATATAATAGAGTGCACCAGCCAACTATCCCCGCTTCCGTTCATGAGCTTGGTCGTTAACAGCAGAATCCTGCACCCACGGGTGTTATATTCGGCAGAGATGTCATCAACCAAATCTCGACCTACTTTAGCTGAACTTCCTCTGAACCCGAATGACCCTCCATACTCGGCATGGGGTCTCTGGGGAgttgatgatgaagtcgGAACACTGGTAAACAGCGCTTGGTGTACTCTGATATCCGAAGAGATGCACTATCATACTTATTTATCTTGTGTCGACAGAATCTACTTGATGAATCCACCGTGACTAAGGCAGCCAGCGAAATTCAAGTTGGCCAACGTTTCAGCCTGAAGTAAGAGCCACCCAAGGCGAAATTGGTATGCCGAATTCAAACTGACGTCCGTAGCTGGTCCCTAGCATCTCCTCGGACGCCAATGTTCGGGAGGGATACGTGTGAATTTAGCCATAAAGTATACCAGCATTCGCCCGAGCTCATTGCACTTGATGATGAGGTGTGTGGACACGAAATACCTATGCTTCTCAAAGGTCAAGCTAACCATACATCCACGTGTCAAGTTACATTTTAATACACAGAAAAGTAGCCAGGTTGATGGGCTACGCCACGCTGCTTATCAAAAGTCCGGCTTGTTCTATAACGGGAGGTCCAAAGAGGACATCCTGAAAGCTGGTTCCCTCACATTGGGAATTCACCACTGGCACGACAATGGATTGTTCGCTGGTAGAGGCATCCTGATCGACTACTGGGCCTATGCAAAGCGGCATGGGAAGGCATACGATGCGACCGGTGGCGCTTCCATCACGTACGATGAGCTGATGGCTTGTCTTGCCGAGCAATCTCAACTCTCAAAGCAGACTATCGAATTTCGAAAGGGTGACATGTTGCTGATTCGATCCGGCTTCACACACAACTACGTCAAACTATCAGAGGACCAGGAGCGCAAGTCAGCACACACAACACCCCCAAAGTCCTGTGGGGTGGCTCAAGACGAGAGAATGCTGCAGTTCCTTTGGGAGAAACAGATGGCTATGGTGGGAGGTGATTCGCCGGCATGGGAATGCTTGCCTCCTGTCCCATCTGCTAACTTCCTTTACCATGAGGTCTTGTTAGCAGGATGGGGATGTCCGATCGGAGAATTGCTCTGGTTAGAGGACCTTGCTCGAGCCTGTGATGAGCATAAGAAATGGACCTTCTTCCTCACATCGGCCCCACTCAATGTTCCTGGCGGAGTCGCTAGCCCTGCCAATATGATTGCGATCCTTTGAAGTGATGGCCTTCTAGTGAAAAACGGTAGCGATATCGCAGATGTAAGGGAAACGTCCCGATAACGGGAAATtgttatcaatcaatcaatctacTACCCCTCATCGGCGTCCACCGTCATGACACCCCCCGCACAATCTTGGTATTGCTGTTACGTAACTTACACCGCAGAAGACTGCAATTCCCCGCATAGTCAGCATGTCATGCGTACCGTACCATACGGATGGCAGTGATGCAAGACACCCCTCATCAGCCTGTTGGAGATTTGGAGGACTTCATCTATTTAAGACCGGGATGTTCACTTTGCGTCTAATGAAATTGATATTCTCTACTATACGTCTTAGTCCAGTTGTACGTTGGTAACCAGATCACCTCGAAATTATCCGCCATGTCTCTCGCAACACTTGACGTTAGACCCCAAAATATACCCCACCCACCAACAGATAGAGTACCCACTAATGACTGAAGCAGACATCGCAAcaccccaacctcccctcCGCATCCGCGACCCTcttcaaggccaaggccgCCAAGAAATTCAGCTTCGAACAGATCGCCCAGCACATCGGTCGCAACGAAGTCGCAACCGCAGCCATCTTCTACGGCCAGGCAAAGGCTTCGCCAGAGGACATCACCAATCTCGCTTCCCTCCTGGAAATTCCTCAAGAGGTCCTGGAGGATCAACTCAGTGGCTTTCCTGACCGCGGCAAGTCCGTGGAAATGCCACCCAAGGAGCCTCTGATCTACCGCTTGTATGAGATCGTGCAGAACTATGGGTATGCCTACAAGGCTGTTTTGAACGAGAAGTTCGGTGATGGCATTATGAGCGCAATTTCGTTCTCGACAAAGGTGGAAAAGGAGActgatgctgatggaaaTAACTGGGCTGTTATTACCCTTCGTGGCAAGTGGTGAGTACTATTCTTGCTGGTTGTGTGTGAGGTTTATGACGCTGACGTGTATAGGCTTCCTTTCTCGAGGTTCTAAAGGGTTTATGCCAATTTTATGGCCAGGCTGGGTGGGACCTTGTGGCTCTTGTATGTGGCTTGATGGTGTTATGTCCAATGTGTCtatgaaaatatatagtatgaAACCGTATGCGTGATGACAACCTGTTTGCCTTTGGTAGATAAAGCGTAGAATGTTTGAGAAACACCCCGCGTAAAAAGATTGAACATAGAACCATAACATGGAACTCGACCATAAATCCAGGTATAAGGGTTGATGGTCTTGTGTTAATGTAAGAGTAGGTAGCTAGATACCAGCGATATGTACCATTACCACGTATTGTGGTTCTATCACTGCATATGTCGATATTGGAAATAAAAGGGCTCATACAGAAGACTTAATGTACTCTACTCTAATAACAAAGTGTATTAGGTATCTTTGTCTAGTGTCATGGTTCGCCTCTTAGTAATGACAGATGTATCAAATACATTCGTAGTATGTCTGGCGGAGCAAACAATGTCTACCTTGACAAACACATACTGACAAGCAAAGGGTAATTTATTAGGTAGTGTTTGTTCTAATAAGATGCAAATGTAACAAACGAAGGCTATGTTTGAGCAAGAGTATATCCATAGTGAAATTCACTTCACTGAGCATTCCCCATCACCCTGACTACAACACTCAGGTGATGAGATCCTGGCCCTTAACCATCTTACTCTGTGATCGATAATTACTCTTGTATTTCATCCCCTTCCCGTTCTTTCCGTCTTTcaccttctctttctcttcaccatTATATCCCCTCTCTCTGATACTCATACATCCCCCCTCTGCTCTCATCGATACAAGTTATCATCATGGCTGAAGAGGCAGTCGCCAACAAGGTGAAGTGCACCTACATCGGCTGCAAACTAGTCTTCAAGTCAGAAAAAGAGATGAAGCACCACAAGAAGTTTGACTCTGAGCACGCATATTGTGACGAGTGTGAGGAAGACTTCGAAGACGAGGAGCGTCTTCTCATCCACAAGATCAAAAGCGTCAAGCATATCGTCTGTCCTGTATGCGGCATCGACTTTGGCAGCGATGGTGGCCGCAACTCCCATATTCGTCAGGTGAGACCCTCAGCCTATCCTGTGGCTGATTCTACTAACATAATCACCGCTGAAGAACCACCACTCCCTGCAGATTATTCCTTGCCACGGTTGCAAAACTACATTCAAATCCGCCAGCGGTCTGATGAGCCATATCGAGAAGGATGAATGTCCCACCATCCGCTCtgttcatctcctccaggagcagtcgaagaagatgatgatcagGGAGGCTCTAGGTGCCGGTGAGGGAGTGAATATGCCGATTATCCCTCCCCAGGGTACCTTAGAGGATACCGAGtttgatgatgctgatggTGGCGTCATGCTTGAGACCGATGAGGCGGCAAGTCGTGTATTGTCGAACAGAGAAGCTCTCAGCAACCAGCCGAAGCCTGGTCAGGATGACCCCACTGCTAGTGTTTCGGCGATGCTTGCTCTGAAGCACTGGCCGACCTTGGATGGAAAGGCTTCCAAGGGAAAGAGCCTTGCGCCTAGTGAACTGTTGGCTTTCTCCGACTTGAGCATCTCCGCCGCGACaggcaaagaaaacaactcttggaaaggaaaggagccTGTCAGATCTATTCCTGACGGTGTGTCAACGCAACGTCCCTTCGGTATTGGACCAGTTCGCCCTGGAGACACACTTCGCATGCTTGATCGTGCATGGGACGCTACCAAGTTCTTTGACTCATTCACGGGCCAATTCGTGTGTCCCTGTAAAAAGGGCTTTTCCACCATGACCGAATTTGAAAACCATGTCCTAATGAAGAGTCGC
The sequence above is a segment of the Aspergillus flavus chromosome 4, complete sequence genome. Coding sequences within it:
- a CDS encoding fungal-specific transcription factor domain-containing protein — translated: MVRQQRDRETADQQQQPRDYRENDDGASDSHEGLPTEPAPKRHKRGKYVSKACGQCQRRKIKCDGCIPCRPCVLNGRDCLMQTVDMRRRRPTGLTESGVADRELANADAGLHNHDDQLTARDLASRLSRIEHQLSLVLESVGRDKDSPVDKELGIHGSTSPQGATARRPVNSDISDVVRSQVPAFSGESSITHTLDQIEGYLERTDVTYGNAERPMSCQVSGTSLTAPSSPLGGFRETREAVDIRKVLNAYGIDPRKEEWDGYMHTFCDEVHILYPFLHIPSLWANYANMWNSGFSSTEHEFQRSKDYRMMVAQVWVCIALGRCTESPRVSSEEGKHSAGWSIFEAATDLIGDLVGCFRACSRPTIILQTYALMVVYLFRLDANERAEKFLALAISHAHHLGFHRSKVIRRMPVFNDEMIRRLWWSLYALDRRLAIETGHPFLIQDVNVDAPHPQNLDDEWLTRYKEDSKTSNELESDIKTALSKDPITPIPYLSATTRYSRVLGKIWEAIYGANMTDVIPSSSLLEYLDQLISRAQVEVRPEFSDSYQSEPPNLEQTNPLRWLAKQQMLMRIRWLSLRLLIRKPILQQRASPQESIADILETEVTCIRIACNIIQEFKQIPQYTASAFPFLHPLVGATVVTLGLIIREPSFKATYGNITLHAAISLENYCRKTWVSGKMIRTIRRLNQITSSVLSSSRTRASSRSALQSSSRNYSGDTQTVPQTTSTRTWPSSMTLPLENPTSHTSAVHSSYIPISALTNQNTTSLTTSPMHASHSMTPSTQLQHTSEGWAVAPTNLVTADFDFEQSLTSDLIPGGHIYGWMAGTQQSEMQHDGTAYMEMGWLESLFGTDLGSNVMLPPED
- a CDS encoding nucleoside-diphosphate-sugar epimerase GsfE (unnamed protein product), whose translation is MSPLSGKVAFVAGANGISGFAIIEHLVRQPKTEWSKIIVTSRRPLAYFWPDPRVEFVAVDFLEPVEKIVAKLRNICAPVTHTYFTSYVHHDDFRVLKEKNVPLFKNFMDAVDEVCPNLERVCLQTGGKYYGVHLGPVKFPLSEDMPRYDDKGYNFYYVQEDYLKEAQKKRNTWSWNVIRPNAINGFAPHANGMSEALTVAIYMLICRELGQPAQFPGNEYFWNSIDDNSYAPSLADLTIHATTKDHCKNEDFLHCNGDVFVWKYLWQDVAKYFGVEAPEPQFNKATGQADTLNNEIDMVEWAKDKRPIWEAVVKKYGGKVEAFDWGTWGFFNWATGKSWCTISSVNKARKYGWQRTDDTYETWIETYRSFENAGVLPSHTAL
- a CDS encoding putative caffeine resistance protein, whose amino-acid sequence is MQTLGDLHAWSTIYFFLSTTCIEFSNTPTMNVIRSHFMSILRYRLSGGSLEPQGYGQFEMQIEMPRIDRLTQSLYSSGNRSGFPALFPAHPLHRVHPKEPSAGVVMGHLTENSDSTPRDPTFEIDWEQNDKENPTNWPLWYKCFTVWSVSLTTTCVILYTTSYTSGSPGIQESFGVTSRIVVLIGLTTYMIGLGLGCLVLAPLSEVYGRRIIYISTSVLFTILVLPVALAPNFPAVVISRFFGGFFGSASVVAGPGTINDIIQPKYRALAFSLWSLGAMNGPVLGPIIGGFVYQYLGWRWINWIVLICGGASTACLCLVKETYAPVLLKRRRKAKQIETGDTRWWTKYDSQAEESIWKRLQTSLSRPLIMAVFEPICLFWNVYVGVVYAVLFLCFVGYPIVFQQLREWSPGLAGLGYLGIGTGIALAVFSEPLVRNFLIAKHPPDPVTGKIPPEALVRPICIGGILIPIGEFWFSWTARPPVHWISCVLAGVPFGLGNGLVFIYATSYLAASYGMYAASAIAGNSVVRYVFGGVLPLAGSKMYRAMGVNWAGTMLALVEVFLTFIPFVFYRYGARIRQRSQMASKMI
- a CDS encoding putative cyanate hydratase (Cyanate hydratase), producing MSLATLDTSQHPNLPSASATLFKAKAAKKFSFEQIAQHIGRNEVATAAIFYGQAKASPEDITNLASLLEIPQEVLEDQLSGFPDRGKSVEMPPKEPLIYRLYEIVQNYGYAYKAVLNEKFGDGIMSAISFSTKVEKETDADGNNWAVITLRGKWLPFSRF